In one window of Nicotiana tabacum cultivar K326 chromosome 12, ASM71507v2, whole genome shotgun sequence DNA:
- the LOC107768199 gene encoding putative indole-3-pyruvate monooxygenase YUCCA11, whose product MKQETVVLIVGAGPAGIATSACLNLKNIPNIVLEKDDCCASLWRKRSYDKLKLHLANQFCELPYMSFPPNSPTFVSKKGFLEYLDSYITNFSVNPLYQRAVESAFFNCVDGKWHVKAMNVEKSVVENYVASFLVVATGENGEGFIPKIEGLDGFGGTIIHSSEYGNGKNFEGKDVLVVGCGNSGMEIAYDLSNWGAQTSIIVRSPVHILTKEIVKMGMTLLKYIPCNIVDKTVMILSRLIYGDLSVFGLHRPNKGPFYLKKATGRSPVIDVGTVDQIKTGKIKVLPSIKKIKGNYVEFADSKMERFDAMVFATGYKSTVTKWLKDDGVLFNENGMPKKRSPCHWKGEKSIYCAGFANAGLFGISSDAKNIAEDISTIFI is encoded by the exons ATGAAGCAAGAAACAGTGGTCCTTATTGTTGGAGCTGGTCCTGCTGGTATAGCTACTTCTGCTTGTCTAAACCTTAAAAATATTCCAAATATAGTTTTAGAAAAAGATGATTGTTGTGCTTCTTTATGGAGAAAAAGGTCTTATGATAAGTTGAAGCTTCACTTAGCAAATCAATTTTGTGAACTTCCTTACATGTCATTTCCTCCTAATTCACCAACTTTTGTGTCCAAAAAAGGTTTTCTTGAATATTTGGATAGTTATATCACCAATTTCAGTGTTAATCCTTTGTATCAACGTGCCGTTGAGTCTGCATTTTTCAACTGCGTTGATGGCAAATGGCATGTTAAGGCGATGAACGTCGAAAAAAGTGTCGTTGAGAATTATGTTGCTAGCTTTCTTGTTGTTGCCACTGGAGAAAATGGTGAAGGTTTTATTCCAAAAATTGAAGGATTAGATGGATTTGGTGGAACAATCATACATTCTAGTGAGTATGGAAATGGCAAGAATTTTGAAGGTAAAGATGTTCTAGTTGTTGGTTGTGGAAATTCTGGCATGGAAATTGCTTATGATTTGTCTAACTGGGGTGCTCAGACCTCCATTATTGTTCGTAGCCCG GTACACATACTCACGAAGGAAATAGTAAAAATGGGAATGACTCTACTGAAATACATTCCTTGTAATATAGTGGATAAAACTGTGATGATTTTAAGCAGATTAATATATGGAGATCTTTCTGTCTTTGGGCTACATAGGCCAAACAAGGGTCCTTTTTATCTTAAGAAAGCTACTGGCAGATCTCCTGTTATTGATGTTGGAACTGTGGATCAAATCAAAACAGGAAAAATCAAG GTTTTACCTTCGATCaagaaaatcaaaggaaattATGTTGAATTTGCTGATAGTAAGATGGAACGGTTTGATGCCATGGTTTTTGCTACAGGTTACAAAAGCACAGTTACAAAGTGGCTCAAG GATGATGGAGTGTTATTCAATGAAAATGGGATGCCAAAAAAGAGAAGTCCTTGTCACTGGAAAGGGGAGAAAAGTATTTATTGTGCAGGATTTGCCAACGCTGGATTATTTGGAATTTCATCTGACGCCAAGAATATAGCTGAAGATATCAGTACGATTTTCATATAA